Proteins encoded by one window of Marixanthomonas sp. SCSIO 43207:
- the ggt gene encoding gamma-glutamyltransferase, with the protein MKKLPLLLFILAIFACKETTQLHEKTFKVERKPVKPVLADSAMVVSARKEASKIGVEILKKGGNAFDAMIATEMALAVTYPYAGNLGGGGFIVYRTEYGELGSIDFREKAPKAASRDMYLDNTGVYQPEKSKKGSLAVGVPGTVAGIFAVHEKLGSLPIEVILEPVINLANNGFEITESQAKRFQKYAEEFEKVNGEPSIYTKTYHAGDTLKNKALAKTLNRIVKNGREEFYNGETAHTLIEYIKKKNGILTLEDLENYEAEWREPVIFKFHDLKIISMGPPSSGGIVLGQILNMIEPYPIANYGHNSTQYIQLLTEAEKRAYADRSHYLGDPDFVSIPVDSLLSKPYAKKRMQNFSFDAATASSEIAPGTLLGKESTETTHYSIVDQLGNAVAVTTTLNAAFGSKLYIKELGFFLNNEMDDFSAKPGEPNMFGLIGGEANAIAPQKRMLSSMTPTIIEKNDSLWMTVGTPGGSTIITSVLQTILNVSAFDMNMQEAVNAPRFHHQWLPDEIRVEENGFSEKLLDSLEQKGYIINKERAPVIGKVDAILLQSNGKLQGGADKRGDDTAIGF; encoded by the coding sequence ATGAAAAAACTCCCCTTGCTTCTATTCATACTAGCAATTTTTGCTTGTAAAGAAACCACTCAATTACACGAAAAAACATTTAAAGTTGAAAGAAAACCAGTAAAACCAGTCCTTGCAGACAGTGCTATGGTCGTTTCGGCTAGAAAAGAAGCTTCAAAAATTGGAGTTGAAATTTTAAAAAAAGGTGGAAATGCATTTGACGCAATGATTGCTACAGAAATGGCGCTGGCAGTTACTTATCCATACGCAGGAAATCTGGGAGGAGGCGGGTTTATAGTATACAGAACGGAATATGGTGAGTTGGGAAGTATTGATTTTAGAGAAAAAGCTCCAAAAGCTGCTTCTCGTGATATGTATCTAGACAATACCGGAGTTTATCAACCCGAAAAAAGCAAAAAAGGTAGCCTGGCTGTAGGTGTTCCGGGCACTGTTGCCGGAATTTTTGCTGTACATGAAAAGTTAGGTTCGTTACCTATAGAAGTAATTTTAGAACCCGTAATCAACCTTGCTAATAATGGATTTGAAATTACAGAAAGTCAAGCAAAACGGTTTCAAAAATATGCAGAAGAGTTTGAAAAAGTTAATGGAGAGCCTTCTATTTATACTAAAACCTACCATGCAGGAGACACCTTAAAAAATAAAGCCCTGGCAAAGACTTTAAATAGAATTGTAAAAAACGGAAGAGAAGAGTTTTATAATGGTGAAACAGCACACACTCTAATTGAATACATTAAAAAGAAAAACGGAATTTTAACTCTTGAAGATCTTGAAAACTATGAAGCTGAATGGCGCGAACCTGTAATTTTTAAGTTTCACGATTTAAAAATAATATCTATGGGGCCACCTTCAAGTGGCGGAATCGTTCTAGGACAAATTTTAAACATGATTGAACCCTACCCCATTGCAAACTACGGTCATAATTCGACACAATACATTCAATTACTCACCGAAGCAGAAAAACGCGCATATGCAGATAGAAGTCATTATTTAGGTGACCCTGACTTTGTAAGTATCCCTGTAGATTCTCTTTTGTCAAAACCGTATGCTAAAAAAAGAATGCAAAACTTTTCATTTGATGCAGCAACAGCATCTTCTGAAATTGCGCCAGGAACTTTACTAGGTAAAGAAAGCACAGAGACCACACATTACTCAATTGTTGATCAATTAGGGAATGCTGTAGCAGTAACCACAACATTAAATGCTGCATTTGGATCTAAACTGTATATTAAAGAATTAGGGTTTTTCTTAAACAATGAAATGGATGATTTTAGTGCTAAGCCGGGAGAACCAAATATGTTTGGATTAATTGGTGGTGAAGCAAATGCAATTGCACCCCAAAAAAGGATGTTGAGCTCTATGACTCCTACTATAATTGAAAAAAATGATAGTTTATGGATGACTGTAGGAACACCAGGTGGCTCTACTATTATTACTTCGGTGTTGCAAACTATATTAAATGTTTCTGCCTTTGATATGAATATGCAAGAAGCTGTTAATGCACCCCGTTTTCATCATCAATGGCTGCCAGATGAAATACGTGTAGAAGAAAATGGATTCTCTGAAAAACTATTGGATAGTCTTGAGCAAAAGGGATATATCATCAACAAAGAGAGAGCTCCCGTGATTGGAAAAGTTGATGCTATTTTACTACAATCCAACGGCAAATTACAAGGTGGAGCTGATAAAAGAGGAGACGACACAGCAATTGGCTTCTAA
- a CDS encoding GAF domain-containing protein, translating into MKPQNSEFPLQVKVSFSKLFDKYRKLLDSPQKLIRERAEGILEIAEKYPALEDGITTKAEFETYDQQIDIVLDELFSSLLQENEIKIATIPFQEFVFKSSQRYKNILAEAGEEYIPQLANFDHDYTYIMSCSIILNVHYGFNVDFKQPLHYNIPDANGVNHTYRILYNGDFVDLIKTEKAKDITQEDVEELLDGFDNIDLWKEKFPPGSWIFKGFVIANLFDVTLDSSISDFKSRLLQNNPESGLSTNNFDTIFKSIFQTQDLKIGFSEFNEEDQVFERFIFKDISSYLLNEKEKENCKIALCDASYYTLFKKKEFYSVSNVPKYRKLYPDNILYKKLLDQGIKSAILASIVNEEGKVLGILEIVSESINSLNSINANKLNTIMPFLVDSVIRGKKQIDNKLELIIQDECTSLHPSVHWKFRKEAKRYLSLISQDKPTFFREVIFEDVHPLYGQIDVKGSSEARNNATIKDLILQLKLILNIIKKVNKLQQLPIYEHLEFRITNYLKELKEGLQVDSERLVLKFLKTEIVPLFKHLKQKTETIEPIIEEYEAQINVATGLIYKHRKDYDESVELINKRMASLIDKKQVDAQRMYPHYFERFKTDGVEHNLYIGEAITKDKSFNKVYLYNLRLWQLQVMCEMENSYYKLKEQLPVPLNVTSMILAFNGSLSLRFRMDEKRFDVDGTYNARYEVVKKRVDKANIQGTNERVTQEGKIVIIYSQKDDEKEYLKYISFLQHKKQLDTDVEIVELEDLQGVTGLKAIRVSVLYSKNKDNKKKYYTYNDLISEINN; encoded by the coding sequence ATGAAACCACAAAACAGCGAATTTCCACTTCAAGTTAAAGTGAGCTTCAGTAAGCTTTTTGATAAATACAGAAAGCTGCTAGACTCGCCTCAAAAATTAATACGAGAGCGAGCAGAAGGGATACTTGAAATCGCAGAAAAATATCCGGCTCTAGAAGATGGTATTACTACCAAAGCCGAATTTGAAACTTACGACCAACAAATTGATATTGTACTTGATGAGCTTTTTTCTTCCTTATTACAAGAAAATGAAATAAAGATTGCCACCATCCCTTTTCAAGAGTTTGTATTTAAATCATCGCAGCGGTATAAAAATATCTTGGCAGAAGCCGGTGAAGAATACATACCTCAATTGGCAAATTTTGATCATGACTACACCTACATTATGAGTTGTAGCATTATTTTAAATGTTCATTATGGTTTTAATGTAGACTTTAAGCAACCATTACATTACAACATACCAGATGCAAATGGAGTAAATCATACGTATAGAATTTTATATAACGGAGATTTTGTAGATTTAATTAAAACTGAAAAGGCAAAAGATATTACTCAAGAGGACGTTGAAGAATTACTTGACGGTTTTGATAATATAGACCTTTGGAAAGAAAAATTTCCTCCCGGCAGCTGGATTTTTAAAGGTTTTGTAATAGCCAATTTGTTTGATGTAACTTTAGACTCCTCTATTTCAGATTTTAAATCAAGGTTGTTACAAAACAATCCTGAAAGTGGCCTGTCAACCAATAACTTTGACACTATTTTTAAATCGATTTTTCAAACACAAGACTTAAAAATTGGTTTTTCAGAATTTAATGAAGAAGATCAAGTTTTTGAAAGATTCATTTTTAAAGATATAAGCAGTTATTTATTAAATGAAAAGGAAAAAGAAAACTGTAAAATAGCGCTTTGCGATGCCTCTTATTACACCCTTTTTAAGAAAAAGGAATTTTATAGTGTTTCAAATGTGCCTAAATATCGAAAGTTATATCCTGACAATATATTATATAAAAAATTACTAGATCAAGGTATAAAAAGTGCCATTTTGGCTTCGATAGTTAATGAAGAAGGTAAAGTACTTGGTATTTTAGAAATTGTTTCAGAAAGTATTAATAGTTTAAACTCTATTAACGCCAATAAACTGAATACCATAATGCCGTTTTTGGTAGATTCTGTTATTAGAGGTAAAAAACAAATTGACAATAAACTTGAGCTTATAATACAAGATGAATGTACCTCATTACATCCCAGTGTTCATTGGAAATTCAGAAAAGAGGCAAAACGCTATTTAAGTTTAATATCTCAAGATAAACCTACATTTTTTAGAGAAGTAATCTTTGAAGATGTTCATCCTTTGTATGGGCAAATAGATGTAAAAGGTTCTTCTGAAGCGCGTAACAATGCAACAATCAAAGATTTAATACTTCAGCTTAAGTTGATATTAAACATCATTAAAAAAGTTAATAAACTTCAACAACTGCCTATTTATGAGCACTTAGAATTCAGAATAACAAATTACTTAAAAGAGCTTAAAGAAGGATTACAAGTTGATAGTGAACGATTGGTTTTAAAGTTTTTAAAAACAGAAATAGTCCCGCTTTTTAAACATTTAAAACAAAAAACTGAAACCATAGAGCCTATCATTGAAGAATATGAAGCGCAAATAAATGTTGCTACTGGCTTAATTTACAAACACAGAAAAGACTATGATGAGTCTGTAGAGCTTATCAATAAAAGAATGGCATCTTTAATTGATAAAAAACAGGTTGATGCACAACGAATGTATCCGCATTATTTTGAGCGCTTTAAAACAGATGGTGTAGAGCATAATCTTTATATAGGCGAGGCTATTACAAAAGATAAAAGCTTTAACAAAGTTTATTTATACAACTTAAGATTGTGGCAATTGCAGGTAATGTGTGAGATGGAAAACAGCTATTATAAGCTGAAAGAACAATTACCGGTTCCTTTAAATGTAACATCCATGATTTTGGCATTTAATGGGTCGCTCTCGCTTAGATTTAGAATGGATGAAAAGCGTTTTGACGTAGATGGAACGTACAATGCACGATATGAAGTTGTGAAAAAACGTGTAGATAAAGCAAACATTCAAGGTACAAACGAGCGTGTAACTCAAGAAGGTAAAATTGTGATTATCTATTCACAAAAAGATGATGAAAAAGAGTATTTAAAGTACATTTCATTTCTTCAACATAAAAAACAACTGGATACAGATGTTGAGATTGTTGAACTAGAAGACCTTCAGGGCGTTACTGGTTTAAAAGCTATACGAGTAAGTGTATTGTACTCAAAAAACAAGGACAATAAAAAGAAATATTACACCTACAACGACTTAATATCTGAAATTAATAATTAA
- a CDS encoding TlpA disulfide reductase family protein, with translation MRRILATLLTATLLISCSGDSDTYKLSGTAQNFEDGTEIYVYRIKDSNQPKVIDTITVTNGKFEATYPKSDSLSVNYLTVENVRGNVVYFPENVDLKATLYKDSLNASFVNGGKQNEVFRTLADKLKAINKQKQENIEQYRAAQRSGENVSVQEIQQKNMKLTNEEDAYKVEFMQNNKNSLFSVMLLSEMLSRKQISAEEANEIVSNLSPKVAASPIVKQVESMIKSAKKTDIGSTAPNFSAETPEGETLSLKDAMGKYTIIDFWASWCKPCRIENPNVVKVYNKYHDKGLNIISVSLDRKGQKDKWIKAIADDNMDWYHVSNLLFWQDPIARQYNVRAIPATFLLDENGKIIDKDLRGPALGAKMESLLGDE, from the coding sequence ATGAGACGAATATTAGCTACATTACTTACAGCAACACTACTCATTTCTTGTTCAGGAGATTCTGATACTTACAAGCTGAGTGGTACTGCACAAAACTTTGAAGATGGTACTGAAATTTATGTTTACAGAATTAAAGACAGCAATCAGCCCAAAGTTATTGACACAATAACTGTAACCAATGGTAAGTTTGAAGCAACATACCCAAAAAGCGATAGTCTTTCTGTAAACTATCTTACCGTAGAAAATGTACGTGGTAACGTGGTTTACTTTCCCGAAAATGTAGATTTAAAAGCTACCTTGTATAAAGATAGTTTGAATGCATCTTTTGTAAATGGTGGGAAACAAAATGAAGTATTTAGAACGCTTGCAGATAAACTTAAAGCTATCAATAAGCAGAAACAAGAAAATATTGAACAGTATAGAGCTGCTCAACGCTCAGGTGAAAACGTTTCAGTACAAGAGATACAGCAAAAAAACATGAAGCTCACAAATGAAGAAGACGCTTACAAAGTTGAGTTTATGCAAAACAACAAAAACTCACTTTTTTCAGTAATGCTTCTTTCTGAAATGTTGTCTAGAAAACAAATTTCTGCTGAAGAGGCCAATGAGATTGTAAGCAATCTTTCTCCAAAAGTAGCGGCTTCTCCTATTGTAAAACAGGTAGAAAGTATGATTAAATCTGCCAAAAAAACAGATATAGGTTCAACAGCACCAAACTTTAGCGCAGAAACTCCCGAAGGAGAAACACTTTCTCTAAAAGATGCTATGGGTAAATATACTATCATTGATTTTTGGGCATCTTGGTGTAAACCGTGTAGAATTGAAAACCCAAATGTTGTTAAAGTATACAATAAATACCACGACAAAGGCTTAAATATTATAAGTGTATCTCTTGACCGAAAAGGACAAAAAGACAAATGGATAAAAGCAATTGCAGATGACAATATGGATTGGTATCACGTATCAAACTTATTATTTTGGCAAGACCCAATTGCTAGACAGTATAATGTAAGAGCTATCCCGGCTACATTTTTACTTGACGAAAATGGAAAAATTATAGATAAAGACCTTCGTGGTCCTGCTCTTGGAGCCAAAATGGAATCACTTTTAGGTGATGAATAA
- a CDS encoding rhomboid family intramembrane serine protease, with protein MPQLDIATIIIIAANVIISLKGFNDFSFFEKYKFNIAGIRRGEQIRMVTSGFLHVDWAHLFFNMFTLFFFANVVINRVGVIKFILIYLASLIVGNLLSFFFHKDEYHYSAVGASGAVTGVLYSAILFYPDMGLYLFFIPIAIPAWIFGIMYLLYSIYGMKSRLGNIGHDAHFGGAIAGYVLTIVFAPGLLQTQLWIVAVLAIPIILLFVLHKLGKI; from the coding sequence ATGCCACAACTAGATATTGCAACTATTATAATCATTGCAGCCAATGTAATTATATCTTTAAAAGGCTTTAATGATTTTTCTTTTTTTGAAAAGTATAAATTTAATATAGCAGGAATACGACGTGGGGAACAAATACGAATGGTAACGTCTGGTTTTTTACACGTTGATTGGGCACACTTGTTTTTTAACATGTTCACCTTGTTCTTTTTTGCTAATGTGGTAATAAACCGCGTAGGAGTTATCAAGTTTATATTAATTTACTTGGCTAGTTTGATTGTTGGTAACCTGTTATCTTTCTTTTTTCATAAAGATGAGTATCATTACAGCGCAGTAGGAGCTAGTGGAGCAGTAACAGGAGTTTTATATTCGGCAATATTGTTTTATCCAGATATGGGGCTTTACTTGTTTTTTATACCTATAGCCATTCCTGCATGGATTTTTGGAATTATGTACTTGCTATATTCTATCTACGGAATGAAAAGCAGATTAGGAAATATTGGTCATGACGCACACTTTGGCGGGGCTATTGCAGGGTATGTATTAACTATTGTGTTTGCACCTGGATTGTTACAAACACAATTATGGATTGTAGCCGTACTGGCGATTCCTATCATATTATTATTTGTTTTACATAAACTAGGAAAAATTTAA
- a CDS encoding SIMPL domain-containing protein, whose amino-acid sequence MKKTVQILVILLTTTMMTTAQTNKAEPQPLISVTGEGIVTVTPDEVSINVRVENTGKDATLIKQENDRTVSKVLAFLKKMGIKDKDVKTQYIRLNKNYDYNSKTYNYSANQSISITLKDLSKYEDLMNGLLQSGINRVDGVSFSASNEDKLKSEARKKAVENAKTKAEEYAGVLNQSVGKAFSISEFEQTNYPQPIMYKSAMESDASGGQQPIAPGEIQIKATVNISFVLN is encoded by the coding sequence ATGAAAAAGACAGTTCAAATTTTAGTGATTTTATTAACAACAACGATGATGACAACCGCACAAACCAATAAAGCAGAACCACAGCCTTTAATTTCAGTTACTGGTGAAGGAATTGTAACTGTAACACCTGATGAAGTATCTATAAATGTTCGTGTAGAAAATACAGGAAAAGATGCTACACTAATTAAGCAAGAAAATGATCGTACTGTATCAAAGGTTTTAGCCTTTTTAAAAAAAATGGGTATAAAAGATAAAGATGTAAAAACTCAATACATTCGTTTAAATAAAAATTACGACTACAATAGCAAAACATATAACTACAGTGCTAATCAATCTATATCTATAACTTTAAAAGACTTGTCAAAATATGAAGATTTGATGAATGGGTTGCTTCAAAGCGGAATCAATAGAGTAGATGGTGTAAGTTTTTCAGCATCAAATGAAGACAAATTAAAATCTGAAGCACGTAAAAAAGCTGTTGAAAACGCCAAAACAAAAGCTGAAGAGTATGCTGGAGTTTTAAATCAATCAGTTGGAAAGGCTTTTTCAATTAGTGAGTTTGAACAAACCAATTATCCACAACCTATTATGTATAAATCTGCGATGGAGAGCGATGCTTCTGGAGGACAACAGCCAATTGCTCCCGGCGAAATTCAAATTAAGGCTACAGTAAATATTAGCTTTGTTTTAAACTAA
- a CDS encoding ACP phosphodiesterase yields the protein MNFLAHIYLSGEDEGITIGNFIADGIKGKKYKKFPPQIQKGILLHRGIDSYTDSHPTVKQSTARLHQNYGHYSGVIVDILYDHFLAKNWNHYHDLSLEKYVENFYELLQKNFDMLPNRIQRMMPYMIADNWLLSYATVEGISTILEQMNLRTKGKSKMNFAVLELKQYYTEFETEFTSFFDELILFSKEKLKEL from the coding sequence ATGAATTTTTTAGCCCACATTTATCTTTCCGGTGAAGATGAAGGTATCACCATTGGAAATTTTATTGCTGACGGTATTAAAGGAAAAAAATACAAGAAGTTTCCGCCTCAAATACAAAAAGGTATTCTGTTGCATCGCGGTATTGACAGCTATACAGACAGCCACCCAACAGTAAAGCAAAGTACCGCCAGACTTCACCAAAATTATGGTCATTACAGCGGTGTGATTGTTGATATTTTGTACGATCACTTTTTAGCAAAAAACTGGAACCACTACCACGACTTATCACTTGAAAAATACGTTGAAAACTTTTATGAATTACTTCAGAAAAATTTTGACATGTTACCCAACCGCATACAACGTATGATGCCTTATATGATAGCAGATAATTGGTTGTTGAGCTATGCAACGGTAGAAGGTATAAGTACCATTTTAGAACAAATGAATTTACGTACCAAAGGAAAATCAAAAATGAATTTTGCTGTTCTAGAATTAAAACAATATTACACCGAATTTGAAACCGAATTCACTTCTTTTTTTGATGAATTGATACTCTTTTCAAAAGAAAAATTAAAAGAATTATGA
- the glmM gene encoding phosphoglucosamine mutase gives MTLIKSISGIRGTIGGAQSENLTPIDAVKYAAAYGSWVKKQRNKDSYRVVVGRDARISGEMIQQLVMNTLVGMGIHVIDLNLSTTPTVEMAVMMEHADGGIILTASHNPKQWNALKLLNKDGEFLNAEAGQEILDIAEAQNINFSEVDDLGKITINDSYIDLHIDEILELPLVNTSAIKKANFKVVVDGVNSTGGIAVPLLLEALGVEPIKLFCDPTGEFPHNPEPLKEHLTDLMKKVVEENADFGIVVDPDVDRLAFVDEKGNMFGEEYTLVAVADYVLQHNPGNTVSNMSSSRALRDVTEKYTGTYTASAVGEVNVVQKMKDTKAIIGGEGNGGVIYPELHYGRDSLVGIALFLSHLAEEKITVSELRKRYPSYFMSKKKIELTPELDVDKILKSIADKYASEEINTLDGVKIDFAENWVHLRKSNTEPIIRIYTEGPSQKDADALAERFITELKAIATG, from the coding sequence ATGACGTTAATAAAATCTATATCAGGAATACGAGGCACTATTGGTGGTGCGCAAAGTGAAAATTTAACTCCCATTGATGCAGTAAAATATGCAGCAGCCTATGGAAGTTGGGTTAAAAAACAACGCAATAAAGATTCATATCGAGTTGTTGTGGGGCGTGATGCGCGTATTTCGGGAGAGATGATTCAACAATTGGTTATGAACACACTGGTAGGAATGGGCATTCACGTGATAGACCTTAATCTTTCTACTACACCTACAGTTGAAATGGCTGTAATGATGGAACATGCAGACGGAGGAATTATTTTAACAGCCAGCCACAATCCAAAACAGTGGAATGCTTTAAAGCTTTTGAATAAAGACGGAGAGTTTTTAAATGCAGAAGCAGGACAAGAAATTTTAGATATTGCTGAAGCTCAAAATATTAATTTTTCTGAAGTAGACGACCTTGGAAAAATTACTATTAACGATTCATACATTGATTTACATATTGATGAAATTCTAGAACTACCTTTGGTAAATACTTCTGCCATCAAAAAGGCAAACTTTAAAGTAGTTGTCGATGGAGTTAATTCTACAGGAGGAATTGCTGTTCCTCTTCTTTTGGAAGCATTGGGCGTAGAGCCTATAAAATTATTCTGTGATCCTACAGGAGAGTTTCCACACAATCCTGAACCTTTAAAAGAACACTTAACCGATCTTATGAAAAAGGTTGTCGAGGAGAATGCAGATTTTGGTATTGTTGTAGACCCAGATGTTGATAGGTTGGCATTTGTAGATGAAAAAGGAAATATGTTTGGTGAAGAATATACTTTGGTCGCTGTTGCAGATTATGTTTTGCAACACAATCCGGGTAACACAGTAAGTAATATGTCCTCTTCTCGTGCTTTACGTGATGTTACCGAAAAGTATACCGGTACATACACAGCTAGTGCCGTTGGTGAAGTGAATGTAGTTCAAAAAATGAAGGATACCAAAGCCATCATTGGTGGTGAAGGAAATGGAGGTGTTATTTATCCAGAACTACATTATGGGAGAGACAGCTTAGTTGGTATAGCTCTATTTTTAAGTCACTTGGCCGAAGAAAAAATTACTGTAAGTGAACTTCGTAAGCGCTACCCAAGTTATTTTATGAGTAAAAAGAAAATTGAACTTACACCAGAATTGGATGTGGATAAAATTTTAAAATCTATTGCAGATAAATATGCTTCAGAAGAAATTAATACGCTTGATGGAGTAAAAATAGATTTTGCTGAAAACTGGGTACACCTACGTAAATCAAACACAGAACCAATCATTCGTATTTACACAGAAGGACCTTCTCAAAAAGATGCAGATGCTCTAGCAGAACGCTTTATAACAGAATTAAAAGCAATAGCTACCGGTTAA
- a CDS encoding lysophospholipid acyltransferase family protein, which yields MQRLLYYLLYPILWLTSILPMWLLYFKSSCLYIITYYIIGYRKNVVKNNLKLVFPEKSSEAINHIAKEFYKHLCDVIFETIKSLTISEKEINKRFQFENLDLLEHLYQKDKSVLLMCGHYASWEWSGILTKHMKFKGFAVYKKLDNPYFDALVKKIRGRFGAEIITNKKIVPLLYRNAKKNLKSLTLILSDQTPKRNAYKHRDTFMGIDVPVFTGTEELAKKLDFATVYLKVKKVKRGYYKASFELLAENPKEYADFEITRKFLTEIEKQIQDEPKYYLWSHKRWKHRLKN from the coding sequence ATGCAACGGCTACTTTATTATTTGTTGTACCCTATTCTTTGGCTTACCTCAATTTTGCCTATGTGGCTGTTGTATTTTAAATCTTCCTGCCTGTACATAATTACATATTATATTATTGGCTACCGAAAAAATGTAGTTAAAAACAACTTAAAACTAGTTTTTCCAGAAAAATCTTCAGAAGCTATAAACCACATTGCAAAAGAGTTTTACAAGCACTTGTGCGATGTTATTTTTGAAACTATCAAAAGCCTTACCATTTCTGAAAAAGAAATAAATAAACGATTTCAGTTTGAAAATTTAGACCTTCTAGAACACCTTTATCAAAAAGATAAAAGTGTTTTATTAATGTGTGGTCATTATGCCAGTTGGGAATGGAGCGGTATTTTAACCAAGCATATGAAGTTTAAAGGCTTTGCAGTATATAAAAAACTAGACAACCCTTATTTTGATGCATTGGTAAAGAAAATACGAGGTCGTTTTGGTGCCGAAATTATAACTAATAAAAAAATTGTTCCGCTTTTGTATCGAAATGCAAAAAAGAATTTGAAATCGCTAACACTTATTTTATCTGACCAAACTCCAAAACGAAACGCATATAAACATCGTGATACGTTTATGGGGATTGATGTTCCGGTATTTACAGGCACTGAAGAACTAGCTAAAAAACTAGACTTTGCAACCGTGTATCTAAAGGTTAAAAAGGTAAAACGAGGATATTACAAAGCTTCTTTTGAGCTACTGGCAGAAAACCCAAAAGAATATGCAGACTTTGAGATTACACGCAAGTTTTTGACCGAAATTGAAAAACAAATTCAGGATGAGCCCAAATATTACCTTTGGTCACACAAACGTTGGAAACACAGATTAAAAAATTAA
- a CDS encoding Pycsar system effector family protein, whose protein sequence is MSDIIEAADTFVLELFKEKLPSTFVYHNYSHTKRVYKSINEIIEESQISVKDATVLKLAALLHDTGYIKKREGHEEESVKIARDFLESKDVEKEIIDGVEKCILATKFKDTTPKDYLEEIMRDADSSHFGKDYFEEASEFLRQEYIAQNIKNFTPKEWRDENIKMLIDRHKFYTPYALKNWQNTKQENLANLIQKNKKFKNKIQKEEYKAQLKAKYKDKSVDRGIQTFYRTALRNHIKLSDIADTKANILLSVNAIIISLVLSNLLSKLDNPSNDYLIIPTAIFVIFSAVTMILSVIATRPNVTRGEFSKEDVDNKSVNLAFFGNFHRMELSEFEWAMDELLKDRDYVYSSLTKDLYFLGKVLDRKYRILRWTYTIFVTGTIISILAFALSFYLGGSRMA, encoded by the coding sequence ATGAGCGATATTATTGAAGCTGCCGATACTTTTGTACTAGAACTTTTTAAAGAAAAATTACCAAGTACTTTTGTGTATCACAACTATTCGCACACAAAACGTGTTTATAAAAGTATAAACGAAATTATTGAAGAATCCCAAATTTCTGTTAAAGATGCTACCGTGCTTAAATTGGCTGCTTTACTACACGATACAGGATATATTAAAAAGCGAGAAGGCCACGAAGAGGAAAGTGTAAAAATTGCTCGAGATTTTTTAGAATCTAAAGATGTAGAAAAGGAAATTATTGATGGTGTTGAAAAATGCATCTTAGCTACAAAGTTTAAAGACACAACCCCAAAAGATTACCTAGAGGAAATTATGCGTGATGCAGATTCTTCGCACTTTGGGAAAGACTATTTTGAAGAGGCAAGCGAGTTTTTAAGACAAGAATACATTGCTCAAAACATTAAAAACTTCACTCCCAAAGAATGGAGAGATGAAAATATAAAAATGTTGATTGACAGGCATAAGTTTTACACTCCATACGCCTTAAAAAACTGGCAAAATACCAAACAAGAAAACCTAGCAAACTTAATTCAGAAGAATAAAAAGTTTAAGAATAAAATTCAGAAAGAAGAATACAAAGCTCAACTAAAAGCTAAGTATAAAGATAAAAGCGTTGATAGAGGTATTCAAACCTTTTACCGTACAGCGCTAAGAAACCACATTAAATTAAGTGATATTGCAGATACCAAAGCCAATATTTTGCTGTCTGTTAATGCTATTATTATTTCGTTGGTATTATCAAACTTACTTTCAAAACTAGATAATCCATCAAATGATTATTTAATCATACCTACCGCTATATTTGTGATATTTAGCGCAGTAACTATGATACTTTCGGTAATTGCAACAAGGCCAAATGTTACCAGAGGTGAATTTTCAAAAGAAGACGTTGACAATAAGAGTGTAAACTTAGCTTTCTTCGGAAACTTTCACCGTATGGAACTTTCAGAATTTGAATGGGCCATGGATGAATTATTAAAAGACAGGGATTATGTGTATTCTTCTCTTACAAAAGATTTATACTTTTTAGGTAAAGTACTGGATAGAAAGTATCGTATTTTACGATGGACTTACACCATTTTTGTAACCGGAACTATCATATCTATACTTGCATTTGCCCTTTCTTTTTACCTAGGAGGCTCAAGAATGGCTTAA